The nucleotide window TTAGCTTTCGTTACTTTGGTGGTATGGTTAGGAAAACCAATGTCTAGTAATAAGCTTGATGGATTTGTTTCTTTATGCTCGTAGTAGAGTTCAATCTGAGAATATGTGGATTCCATTATTGCTCAATCTGAGGATGACCTTTTTGAAATAGACTCATATTCGTTTGCCATTCCGTTTGACTTTTTTTATCAAGACAACCTGTGGCTAGAAATACTTGAGGGAAAAGTTTAGTATGGGCGTGATGTTTTGcttaaatatctaaaatttttgTACTTTCCAAGTCTACCGTTCCTAATTGTATTGTAACAGGACCCGGGGAGGGAAAAATTATGCAGTAGATTATTGTTTCTGGTGTAGTTCTCTTTGATTGTTGCCTTAGTCAGATGATATCAATGTCATGAAAACAAGGTTGTTAATCAAACTCTTAGTAAGTAATCGGGTAAAGGGTCACCAGTCAAAACCATCCAGTCATTGATTGAACGGTAGTTTGTTTTATATtcttgttatatttttcaactttacaAAAGTGGAGAAAAAAGTAAGGATGAGAAAAGAAAGCATCCTTCGTAGTCTATCAGCAGTATTTTTGAGGAATAATGTTTGTTTTCATGTCATTTTTTGGTCTGTCTCGTGTATCTTCAATTATGTaacctttttttatcacaaaatataacTGCATGTTTAAAACTTACCCGTTCCTTGCTACTCCTGCCATTTTTTGGTCAGTCTCATGTACCTTTAATTATGTAACTGTTTTGATCAGAAAAACATAACTGTAAATTGAAAAGCTTACCCGTTCCTCGCTACTCCTGCAGTTGATTGGTGGCAGTGCAAAGAGACCATTTGCTGCTTCTCCTTTTGTTAACAAATGGGCATCGTTGACAAGACCTTTTAGGTACATATGTTCTTTTGCCAGTATTTTTGGCTGAGGTTTTTAGgtgttttaattttgtttgccgaatttgtttttgttttgataatacAGCTCTAGACCCATTGGCAATGATGTTATTGGTATTGATTTGGGTACTACAAATTCGTGTGTTTCAGTGATGGAGGGAAAGGTTTGTCCATTCCTATTTGTAACTTTTTTGGTCATGTTTAAAATgcatattttcttccttttaacTTCGTTTTATTGGCAATTTTGTTCTTTAAGTTTTCATTGGGAATCTTAAAAAAGGTTTTGTTGATGTTCTCCACAGACTCCCAAAGTTATTGAGAATGCTGAAGGTGCTCGAACCACTCCATCAGTGGTTGCCTTTGACCAAAAGGGGGAGTTGGTTGTGGGAACCCCAGCCAAACGTCAGGCTGTGACCAACCCATCAAACACATTTTTTGGTACCAAACGTCTGATTGGGAGACGTTTTGATGACAGTCAtacacaaaaagaaatgaagatggTGCCTTATAAGATTGTTAGAGCTCCCAATGGTGATGCATGGGTTGAAGCCAATGGACAAAAGTATTCTCCAAGTCAGATTGGGGCATTTGTTCTTACTAAGATGAAAGAAACTGCAGAGGCGTACCTTGGTAAAACAGTGTCTAAAGCTGTGGTCACTGTTCCTGCTTATTTTAATGATGCACAACGACAAGCAACAAAGGATGCTGGAAAGATTGCTGGTCTAGATGTTCAGAGAATCATTAATGAACCAACTGCTGCTGCCCTGTCTTATGGGTTAAACAACAAAGAAGGTCTTGTAGCTGTTTTCGATCTTGGAGGTGGAACTTTTGATGTTTCTATCCTGGAAATCTCAAATGGTGTTTTTGAGGTATGCATTTTGTTCTGTGTTTGTTAGGTTGTTTCTTTGTAATAAAGTAGTTGGCTAACTGTATTTTTAACAGGTCAAAGCCACAAATGGGGATACCTTTTTGGGAGGGGAAGACTTTGACAATACACTCCTGGAATTCTTAGTGAGCGAGTTTAAGAGAACTGATGCAATTGATCTCTCGAAGGACAGGCTTGCCCTGCAGAGGCTTCGGGAAGCAGCTGAAAAGGCTAAGATAGAACTCTCATCTACAAGTCAGACTGATATCAACCTTCCATTTATAACCGCTGATGCTTCTGGTGctaaacatttaaatataacCCTCACCAGATCGAAGTTTGAGGGTTTGGTGGATCAATTGATTTCGAGGACCGTAAATCCATGCAAGAATTGTTTAAAGGATGCTGGGATATCAGTCAAAGAAGTCGACGAAGTTCTGCTTGTTGGAGGTATGACCCGGGTCCCCAAGGTACAACAGATAGTTGCAGAAATCTTTGGGAAGAGCCCAAGCAAAGGAGTGAATCCTGACGAGGCAGTTGCCATGGGAGCCGCAATTCAAGGTGGTATCCTTCGTGGAGATGTTAAGGAGTTGCTTTTGTTAGATGTGACTCCTTTATCACTTGGTATTGAAACTCTTGGAGGCATCTTCACCAGACTGATCAACAGAAACACAACCATTCCTACTAAGAAATCACAGGTCAGTTTATCAACtaaattcaaattctaaaattttttcagTTGGTAAGTCTATACACACCTGAGTGTTTTTTACTACAAGTTTGTCTTCCATCCCATTTTTATACCATTGCTCTGTGAGAGGACTACATGCTATATAAGTATCATCGTAGGCCATTATTTAAGATCTTGTGGTATTAAATCACCAAGTGTCCCTAAAGCTTGAGTTGATGTGAGGAGGTGAgtttaaagaattaattttgattctaaCACTCATCACATGTGGGTCAGATCTACCTTTAAGCAGGTCTAACACgcaaaatatttaactaaaatGAAGGGTTAAAATGGAGTCAATGTTTCAACTTAGGACATCtattataataacatgttaaatcatcaatactttcaaaagtttaagctgattGGAAGAGGtgaatttatttatctaatttatattataacacgTAGATGATTTGTTgtataaaaattcaaagattACACAACCCTTGACTGGGCATGCTGCACCGCCTGTTCTAGGAGACTGAATGGTTAGAAAAAGAGGTTATCTTATtgcctattttattttctaagttaTTATTTGCATTGAGTGGTTACTTGCCCCATTATAATTGGTATCAACCTGGTAGTATGCATAAATGTTGTGATGCACTTAGATAAGATTTGGTTTGAAAGgagattatttttgtgcaaTTGGGTTTCAGGTCTTCTCTACTGCTGCTGAGAACCAAACTCAGGTAGGCATTAAAGTTCTTCAAGGTGAGCGTGAAATGGCAACTGACAACAAGCTTTTGGGGGAGTTTGAACTTGTTGGTATTCCGCCTGCACCTAGAGGCATGCCACAAATTGAGGTGACCTTTGACATTGATGCAAATGGAATTGTTACCGTTTCTGCTAAGGATAAGTCAACAGGTAAAGAACAGAACATTACAATCCGATCTTCTGGAGGCCTCTCAGAGGATGAGATTGAAAAGATGGTCAAGGAGGCTGAGCTTCATGCTCAAAGAGATCAGGAGAAAAAAGCTTTGGTTGACATTAAAAATAGTGCTGATACAACCATATACAGCATCGAAAAAAGCTTGGGTGAGTATCGGGACAAGATTCCTGCTGAGGTTGTGACAGAAATAGAGTCTGCCGTGGCAGATCTGAGGAAAGCTATGGTTAATGATGACATTGATGAGATTAAGGCGAAGATTGATGTTGCAAATAAATCTGTTACAAAGATTGGAGAACACATGTCTAAAGGCTCGGATGGATCATCCTCGGGAGGGTCTGAGGGCGGTGAGCAGCAGCCCCCAGAAGCTGAATATGAGGAGGTCAGGAAATAGATGGTTTCTTTTGCCAGATTAAATGATACTAGATACACATTTCTAAAAACTTTCGATGATCGTGTGCCTAATTTAGAGtagactttattttataattgacTGAGAAGATTGGGAAAGCAATCTTAAATTGGCCCGACGGATGTCGaataaattttgatttcatttttgCTGCTCCTCAAAGGTACATTGTTATTATCTTgagaatgaaaaatatcaaattgttGGTGTTTTTTCCTGATTAGTGTAGCTTGCAGTAAAAGTCGCTTATTCCATGCCCCTTTTTTGTCTTGAGATCTGTAGTCAATCTGTTAGCAGGACCTGCTTCTATTACATTATTGATTATTTCACGAGGTTTGATCCAATAAGGGTAATTGAATTTTCCATGAGCTCCTTGATGAAACATTGGCGACAATCATGTTTTGTGTGATAAAGTTATTATTAGAGGTTTCTAGAAAGCTCTAGCATTTGATGATTGACTAATATATGGTAAGCTTTGTTCTGAATTCTATTCCTGTCAGAATGATTGAAATTTGTGGTTTCAGAACGGCTTGTTCTAAGATTCTAGACGTTTTGGCCGCATTTTGCATTGGAATGGATGATAAGGATAATtcaattcacaaaaaaatagtAGCTTcgtaattttatgtgaaatggCAATTTGCTAATTTGAATCTTGGATGAGATGTAAGGTTTCTTatccatataaaatatgagaatttctTTCCAAAGGTACATCCGATTTACTCCAAATAACAGCATCCAATGGGGGCCATCCATGTAGATCCCACATTTTCTCAATGGTAGACCGCActgtagaggaaaaaaaaaaaaatatccccCACTTTCGTCCATCCCATCCCATGTTGAGCAGCTGCAAGCCGCAAGGGAGTATCTTGAATCAATGGCCTGCTTGATGAGTCTCCGTTCTGTACATAGATGGATAACTtcatttttcttagttttatAGAGTTCGTACAACCCATTTTTACCACGATTTTGAGGCGAggtcaaaaaaatatatccgaTTTTTCAGAGTCCAAACACAACttccaaaaagaacaaaaacacaCATCAATAAAATCACAATGAGCCTAAGATttaacttttcaataaaaatttgacAAATCCCATTTCCAGAGCCATCAAAAGCTCACTTCAACATGACTTAATGCGAAATCAAAGAGTTCTTATTTTCGAACCCTGACCATGTGGTTTTGATCGGAGGAAAACAGAGCAATTTTTTGCGCGAGAGATCCACTTAACGATAAAGCTTGGCTCAGAGAAAAGGGAAAGATCCAGATgataaaaatgagagaaaattatAGGATCTCATTTCACACACTGCTAAAAGACCGAAATAGAGGACTGTTTGTTTTCATGAAAGACAGTGAAACTGAGCACGCAAGAGATGAAAAGGGGAGAGGATAATAAAATCGAATCCACCATCGGAAACTCGAATAGATTGAAATGGATTAATTGAAGAAAATGAGCATATCCACTTTCATAGATGGGTGGGAGggagttttgttttgatatgttcTAATGCAGTGCAGAAGTTTATTATAAGGGAGTTTAATGTGTCAAAATATTATTGGTTGCCGTTAAATCCACAACGTAGGAATTTCCGTTCTAAAGAGGAACTCAATAAATATATGTTGAGTTCGGATGAGTTTTTCAACAGACAAGTTTAGAAAAATcgaagttctttattttttattttccatagACCGAATTGAACCTTTACCTATCGATCCAATTCAGTTCATATGAGTTacgaacatttttttttattaatttagaagataaattaatataaaaaattagctAAATtcgtaaaattaaaattaagttagtttttttaatgtggattatgtaattagttcattaaaaagataattaattataattatatttatgatgttaataattattaacttggtatttatattatgtaaattgtATTATGATTTTTAATGCACAATGacctatattaaaattttaactttttatatatagttaatgaataaTTGTAATTGACCAGGTACTTCATACTTACttacaacttaggtattttacaaaaaatttacttaattattttaattaagtgtagATACTAGAATATGTATATTTgcaaataatattatgattttatgatttatcatgattcatataatatattaattaattgataacatattaataattatatatttaacattttatattttcaacagTGATacattagatgaaaatattacataattcatttatataactattataaaaataatatatatatctatttaattatataaaagccaaATTCTCAATTGTTGAGTTGTCCTTCGTACCATAAAATAAGGGAACGAAAGGGTACAAGTGTGAAACGAGAAGGTGAGTCTGAAAAGAGGTGGCATGGCGCGAAAAGAGATGGAAACCAAGTGGTATGTCGTGAGACACCAACAGTACCGCACTTCTCAACACGTttcgaatgaatattttaataatattttatttaatttttatttcaactcatcttaaacCCCTTAAATACCCGACGAGAAGCTTCAATTATGATTAAGACAGCAAGAAACAGAGTGCTCGAAGCAAAGCAGAGGTGGTCGTGACTGAGTTTAAGATTCTTAGTTTCTTTTGTTCgattcaaattttcattttttctcaattaCTTTTGAGTATTTTGTGTTGTTGCTGTGAATTCAATTGGTGGGGTTTAGAGATTTTAGCTCTGTTTGACTGCCGAGAAAATGTGACCAAAGATACGAGTATAAGGTTCACACTGggatttctttgttttcaatCCTGTTGAAAGGGGAACAAAAACCTCTCCTGAGCTGAGATAAAAATTCTAATTGGCTTTATGTATTCGTAGTTTTCGTCTTCATAGGaagtttgtgattttctttcatttttcttccgtTTTCTCAGCTATCAAGTAAGTAaagaggaattttttttttttttctcggaaGTTAAAAACTCCTTAGCTGTTCTATTGATTCTTTTGTTTCTGATATGTCAGTTTCACATATAAATTGGATTTCATTTCGAAATTTTACCAAGTCCAATTGAGTTCCACGTAGTTTGCATGCAATATGCAAGTATATGAACTCggaacctttttctttttgttttcatttctctGATTAGTCAATGTTctatgttagtatttttttaataatatttatttctgaCCATTGCTTTTCTTACCGTTGCTCGCTTTCacttaatttgagattttgtataCCGTAAATAGTTTGAATCTCTTTAAAGAAAGCGAGATTTTCATGCTTCAATCCAAACTGTTGGGAAAATCAACATAGCAGAATGAATAAAAGCAGAAATAAAAGAGCTCACTCACTCACacagtgacaccaagaatttaacatgattcggcaactgcctacatctacagaaaagagcttcactaataaatagtgaaacacaagaaaatattacagaggaggaggatcacactccactcaactcaattcttttatttttctcttagaGCTCTCCTGACTCtcactcttttcttttcttccttagGTGTATCTGAGACTTTTGCTGGAAGCCTCAATATGTAGGCAAAGATCCTGTATGAATgtatttaatttgcatttaattGGTAACTGCAAATGCAGTTACCTACTGAGTGCTGAACAGCTATTGTAGGCTGTTTGACATGGACTTCAGCACAAACTGGTTTCATTTGAATGTTAATTTcgttgtaatttttattatattattgtgtatttcaccaacaatcttctacttattaaatatttccaaaattatacataggtatatatatacacacacatacatacatacacgagagaaatatatattttatgaatatgaaCTTCTAAATCAAATCATGGGAGCTAATTTTGAGTTATGTACTTGAATCTTATTGTGAATTGTAAGTTTTATGACATCATGTGGTTGCTGAAAGGTGGTATTTATTAGGTTAGAATTGAGAGGATGGAGTTGGAGCAAGAATTCGAGTGGAATGAAGCGCAAAACATTGAGATAAGTGTGGACCTTGTATCAGCAGCGAAACGGCAGCTTCAGTTCCTTGCCACTGTTGATAGGAATCGTTACCTCTATGATGGCCCTGCCCTTGAGAGGGCCATCTACAGGTAAAGCATCtgacaatcattttttttttttgcatgttgttGCTTGTTTCCATACCATATTATCATGTGTA belongs to Juglans regia cultivar Chandler chromosome 8, Walnut 2.0, whole genome shotgun sequence and includes:
- the LOC108985551 gene encoding heat shock 70 kDa protein, mitochondrial-like; protein product: MATSLLLRTLRHQKLHASSLAACGSLIGGSAKRPFAASPFVNKWASLTRPFSSRPIGNDVIGIDLGTTNSCVSVMEGKTPKVIENAEGARTTPSVVAFDQKGELVVGTPAKRQAVTNPSNTFFGTKRLIGRRFDDSHTQKEMKMVPYKIVRAPNGDAWVEANGQKYSPSQIGAFVLTKMKETAEAYLGKTVSKAVVTVPAYFNDAQRQATKDAGKIAGLDVQRIINEPTAAALSYGLNNKEGLVAVFDLGGGTFDVSILEISNGVFEVKATNGDTFLGGEDFDNTLLEFLVSEFKRTDAIDLSKDRLALQRLREAAEKAKIELSSTSQTDINLPFITADASGAKHLNITLTRSKFEGLVDQLISRTVNPCKNCLKDAGISVKEVDEVLLVGGMTRVPKVQQIVAEIFGKSPSKGVNPDEAVAMGAAIQGGILRGDVKELLLLDVTPLSLGIETLGGIFTRLINRNTTIPTKKSQVFSTAAENQTQVGIKVLQGEREMATDNKLLGEFELVGIPPAPRGMPQIEVTFDIDANGIVTVSAKDKSTGKEQNITIRSSGGLSEDEIEKMVKEAELHAQRDQEKKALVDIKNSADTTIYSIEKSLGEYRDKIPAEVVTEIESAVADLRKAMVNDDIDEIKAKIDVANKSVTKIGEHMSKGSDGSSSGGSEGGEQQPPEAEYEEVRK